A genomic segment from Phragmites australis chromosome 6, lpPhrAust1.1, whole genome shotgun sequence encodes:
- the LOC133922294 gene encoding protein FERTILITY RESTORER RF2, mitochondrial-like, translated as MSQLSTCSLPGAAIYGTSTRRFGGSQLQQSKMNRISFEREVSAKATLRSVRCNATQTQSVQKKSSSATVQRDKKGQVQRPKLDDGSGGFPPFRFGKGGGGGGGGGGGSNYFGGFLLFTCVLLLDYLKEFEKYMLTRRHRSGDDADNGLLPQ; from the exons ATGTCGCAACTCAGCACATGCTCGTTGCCAGGAGCTGCAATCTATGGCACTTCAACTAGGAGATTTGGAG GATCACAACTTCAGCAATCTAAAATGAATCGCATCTCATTTGAACGGGAAGTTTCTGCTAAAGCAACACTGAGA AGTGTTAGATGCAACGCTACTCAAACCCAAAGCGTTCAGAAGAAATCTTCAAGTGCAACTGTTCAACGTGATAAGAAAG GGCAAGTCCAACGGCCAAAGCTGGATGATGGAAGTGGTGGGTTCCCTCCTTTCCGCTTCGGCaaaggcggcggtggcggtggaggtggcgggGGCGGCAGCAACTACTTTGGTGGATTCCTTCTCTTCACCTGCGTGTTGCTCCTAGACTACCTGAAGGAGTTCGAGAAATACATGCTTACTCGGAGGCACCGATCTGGAGACGATGCTGATAACGGGCTGCTACCGCAATGA